A DNA window from Carnobacterium funditum DSM 5970 contains the following coding sequences:
- a CDS encoding YaiI/YqxD family protein: MTIYIDADACPVKDIIISEGTAKKLPITLVTSISHFSTVEQPKGVETIYVDNSAEAADYRIMRLINKNDLLVTQDYGLASLVLAKGAIVIHHNGYRYTTDNIDQLLQDRYLSAMVRKSGKRTKGPKPFTEENRSTFRQLLNDILSSY, from the coding sequence ATGACTATCTACATCGATGCCGATGCTTGCCCCGTAAAAGATATTATTATCTCGGAAGGAACGGCAAAAAAATTACCCATCACTCTAGTAACAAGTATTTCTCATTTTTCAACAGTTGAACAGCCAAAAGGTGTTGAAACCATTTACGTAGATAATAGCGCTGAAGCTGCTGATTATCGTATTATGCGTTTGATCAATAAAAATGATTTATTGGTTACTCAAGATTACGGATTAGCTTCATTGGTCTTGGCCAAAGGAGCCATCGTTATACACCATAATGGATATAGATACACTACAGATAACATTGATCAATTATTGCAAGATCGCTACTTAAGTGCCATGGTTCGAAAAAGTGGAAAGCGAACTAAAGGACCTAAACCTTTCACAGAAGAAAATCGTTCAACTTTTCGTCAGCTGCTTAATGACATTCTTTCTTCTTACTAG
- a CDS encoding 50S ribosomal protein L25, with translation MKVNAELRSEIGTASAKRYRKEHNIPAVVYNKGEEATSILLNEKDFIEVLKKLGKNGIFEVVVEGEKPKQVIIKHYQSSAIKVQILDVELQAIEKGQKLTVTVPIVLKGTENVKLGMVSQTLNELEIETTPENIPTEFTLDVSTLTIGDSLTVGDIKIDKSVTVFDEQDETVVIVAQPTALEEEEETTDEAAEPEVIGEKAE, from the coding sequence ATGAAAGTAAATGCAGAATTAAGATCAGAAATTGGAACAGCTTCAGCTAAGAGGTATAGAAAAGAACATAACATTCCAGCTGTTGTATACAACAAAGGTGAAGAGGCTACTTCAATCTTACTTAACGAAAAAGATTTTATTGAAGTATTAAAAAAATTAGGAAAAAATGGTATTTTTGAGGTTGTTGTTGAGGGCGAAAAACCTAAACAAGTTATCATCAAACATTACCAAAGCTCTGCTATAAAAGTTCAAATCTTGGACGTAGAACTTCAAGCGATTGAAAAAGGACAAAAATTAACCGTTACTGTTCCAATCGTTCTTAAAGGTACTGAAAATGTTAAATTAGGTATGGTTTCACAAACTCTAAACGAATTAGAAATTGAAACAACTCCTGAAAATATTCCTACTGAATTTACTCTTGACGTTAGCACATTAACAATTGGTGATTCTCTGACTGTTGGAGACATAAAAATAGACAAATCAGTTACTGTGTTCGATGAACAGGATGAAACAGTTGTTATCGTAGCACAACCTACTGCTCTTGAAGAAGAAGAAGAAACAACTGATGAAGCAGCTGAGCCAGAAGTTATCGGCGAAAAAGCAGAATAA
- a CDS encoding flagellar hook-basal body protein: MSIPLSISKSGLNAIQTSMDALSNDIANVNTTGYKSKNIRFNELLKNDLKSGNILLSDQTQNSGINRGTKSAYTTMNHTQGPLVSDANPYHLAIEGNGFFGVTDANNQFYLTRDGAFQLNGDKSITNSNGDRLAIEAAIPVEQWPEGDVSIDENGDVRIQTVNENTLVGKIPLFNPANTDALVSVGENNFTYNGDFSEQDGSIQQYYLEGSNTDLATAITDMMLAQRSYSLNMKVAQGTDEMMSVINQFKQ; encoded by the coding sequence GTGAGTATACCGTTAAGTATCAGTAAAAGTGGGTTAAATGCCATTCAAACATCGATGGATGCTTTATCAAATGATATAGCTAACGTCAATACAACAGGCTACAAATCAAAAAATATTCGCTTCAATGAGTTATTGAAAAATGATCTGAAAAGTGGAAATATTCTTTTATCAGATCAAACGCAAAATAGTGGCATCAATAGAGGCACAAAAAGTGCGTATACTACCATGAATCATACACAAGGCCCTCTTGTTTCGGATGCTAACCCGTATCATTTAGCGATTGAAGGAAATGGATTTTTTGGCGTAACGGATGCCAATAATCAATTTTATTTGACTCGTGATGGCGCTTTTCAATTAAATGGAGATAAATCGATTACAAATAGCAATGGCGATCGTTTAGCGATTGAAGCAGCTATTCCAGTTGAACAATGGCCTGAAGGGGACGTCAGTATCGATGAAAATGGCGATGTTCGCATTCAAACAGTCAATGAAAATACACTAGTCGGAAAAATTCCTTTATTTAATCCAGCCAACACAGACGCGTTGGTTTCAGTAGGTGAAAATAACTTTACATACAATGGAGATTTTTCTGAACAAGACGGCTCTATCCAACAGTATTACTTAGAGGGTTCAAACACTGATTTAGCTACAGCTATTACAGATATGATGCTAGCTCAACGGTCTTATTCTTTAAACATGAAAGTTGCACAAGGAACAGATGAAATGATGTCGGTCATCAACCAATTCAAACAATAG
- a CDS encoding methyl-accepting chemotaxis protein — translation MKIRKEKKNKVKSLNTKILAGFAIIVLFIIFLSAYNAIALNNINKSMENDMKKELELLINDQNLLTDVHRRTSLMRGYMLYEDDSYRMQFNEETKNSITLENTALKLSDSMELKKLISKKVSWGKLTDEAFEAYDNGDPAKAKDIMDTQAGVLEKEMETGFSDLVSQREKAIQELSEEIANKGESIRNLGIIVAVVVTLLSAIIAYMTSKSITKPIKRVMNQMKEISDGNLGVEPLAITTNDETGQLSESMNTMQKVLKDMIYNLSTASETLTANSEELTQSAFEVKSGSEQVATTMQELATGSETQANTASSLSIVMGNFTKKVQDTNKRGEQINKTSQQVLEMTNQGAQLMESSTQQMQKIDRIVQDTVEKMGTLDNQTKEISDLVSIIQTVADQTNLLALNAAIEAARAGEHGRGFAVVADEVRKLAEQVAVSIADITGFVNMIQSESKVVTDSLQIGYAEVEEGTAQIKTTGQTFSKISKSVTSMVGEIQQVSDNLESIVFNAEIMGSSIEEIAAVSEESAAGIEETSAATQQISSSMEEVSGNSEHLATLAEDLSQMVNQFKL, via the coding sequence ATGAAAATTAGGAAAGAAAAAAAAAATAAAGTAAAAAGCTTAAATACAAAAATATTAGCAGGATTTGCTATTATCGTATTATTCATTATATTTCTAAGTGCATACAATGCAATAGCTTTAAATAATATCAATAAATCAATGGAAAACGATATGAAAAAAGAATTGGAATTATTAATAAACGATCAGAATCTACTAACAGATGTGCATAGACGCACAAGTTTAATGCGCGGCTATATGTTGTATGAGGATGACAGTTACCGGATGCAATTCAATGAAGAAACCAAAAATAGTATTACATTAGAGAATACAGCTCTTAAATTAAGCGATTCAATGGAATTAAAAAAATTGATTAGTAAAAAAGTCTCTTGGGGTAAGTTAACGGACGAAGCTTTTGAAGCCTACGACAATGGGGATCCAGCTAAAGCCAAAGACATTATGGATACCCAAGCTGGAGTACTTGAAAAAGAGATGGAAACAGGCTTTTCTGATTTAGTAAGTCAAAGAGAAAAAGCGATTCAAGAACTAAGCGAAGAGATTGCGAATAAGGGTGAATCGATTAGGAATTTGGGTATAATTGTGGCGGTAGTAGTAACGTTATTGTCTGCAATTATTGCTTACATGACGTCAAAAAGTATTACAAAACCAATCAAACGGGTTATGAATCAGATGAAAGAAATTTCAGATGGCAATTTAGGTGTGGAACCATTAGCTATAACTACGAATGATGAAACGGGTCAATTATCTGAATCAATGAATACGATGCAAAAAGTATTAAAAGACATGATTTATAACCTTTCTACTGCTTCAGAAACATTGACAGCCAATAGTGAAGAGTTAACTCAATCAGCATTTGAAGTGAAATCTGGTTCAGAACAAGTTGCTACAACGATGCAAGAATTGGCTACTGGTTCTGAGACACAAGCTAACACAGCTAGCAGTTTATCCATTGTGATGGGTAATTTCACTAAAAAAGTTCAAGACACCAATAAGAGAGGCGAACAAATTAATAAGACTTCTCAACAAGTTTTAGAAATGACTAATCAAGGCGCTCAATTGATGGAATCGTCTACTCAACAAATGCAAAAAATTGATCGGATTGTGCAAGATACAGTTGAAAAAATGGGTACACTAGATAATCAAACAAAAGAAATATCTGATTTGGTTTCAATCATTCAGACCGTTGCAGATCAGACAAATCTTTTAGCTTTAAATGCGGCAATCGAAGCAGCAAGAGCTGGCGAACACGGCAGAGGATTTGCTGTTGTGGCAGACGAAGTTAGAAAATTAGCAGAACAAGTTGCGGTCTCCATTGCTGATATTACTGGTTTTGTAAATATGATTCAATCAGAATCAAAAGTGGTAACCGACTCCTTACAAATAGGATATGCAGAAGTTGAAGAAGGAACTGCTCAAATTAAAACGACGGGACAAACTTTCTCTAAAATAAGCAAATCAGTGACAAGTATGGTTGGTGAAATCCAACAGGTATCTGATAACTTAGAAAGCATAGTCTTTAATGCTGAAATTATGGGAAGTTCAATTGAAGAGATTGCAGCCGTTTCCGAAGAGTCAGCTGCTGGAATAGAAGAAACTTCAGCTGCGACACAACAAATTAGCAGTTCGATGGAAGAAGTGTCTGGAAACTCTGAACACTTGGCCACATTAGCAGAAGATCTAAGTCAAATGGTTAACCAATTCAAGTTATAA
- a CDS encoding sigma-70 family RNA polymerase sigma factor, whose amino-acid sequence MYYENNREKEIIKYLPLVEKVVNGLTIKRSDYDRSDLYNIGVIGLMDALEKFDKTKKVPFEGYAYIRIKGTIIDEVRKTAPVSRTRLTRLNEYYRAKEKLEKSMMRTPTELEVCQELDINEKQLSKIHETVHQLASVSLEKTMFSDDGNENELINFLEDKQVMDTQEVLTNKERQGLLTEHIGQLAEREQMILNMYYVDELSLKQIAYVFDISVPRVSQIHGKIIVKLRESMRREYDD is encoded by the coding sequence ATGTATTATGAAAATAACCGAGAAAAAGAAATCATAAAATACCTGCCCTTAGTTGAAAAGGTGGTGAATGGGCTGACTATCAAACGCAGTGATTATGATCGAAGTGATTTATACAACATCGGTGTGATTGGTTTGATGGATGCTCTTGAAAAGTTTGATAAAACAAAAAAGGTGCCATTTGAAGGGTATGCTTACATCAGAATCAAAGGAACCATTATTGATGAAGTTAGAAAAACAGCACCTGTCTCGCGAACAAGACTGACCAGATTAAACGAGTATTACCGTGCGAAAGAAAAACTTGAAAAATCCATGATGCGAACACCGACAGAATTAGAAGTTTGTCAGGAATTAGACATCAATGAAAAGCAATTGTCTAAAATACACGAAACGGTTCATCAATTAGCGTCTGTATCTTTAGAAAAAACGATGTTTAGCGATGATGGCAATGAGAATGAACTGATCAATTTTTTAGAAGACAAACAAGTAATGGATACCCAAGAAGTATTAACCAATAAAGAACGCCAAGGATTGCTGACGGAGCATATCGGTCAGTTAGCTGAAAGAGAACAGATGATTTTGAATATGTACTATGTTGATGAATTATCATTGAAACAAATCGCGTACGTTTTTGATATATCCGTTCCACGCGTTTCACAAATTCATGGAAAAATAATAGTGAAACTAAGAGAGTCAATGAGGAGAGAATACGATGATTAG
- the ftsE gene encoding cell division ATP-binding protein FtsE — protein sequence MIKLENVEKTYPKGVKALRDISVTIEDGEFVYVIGASGSGKSTFAKLLIREEKMTKGKMIVCGYDLAKIKSKDIPKLRRQIGVVFQDYKLLENRTVFENISYALEVIGTNQEEIKSRVMEALIQVELEDKADQKPTELSGGEQQRVGIARAIVNKPKILIADEPTGNLDPKTSLEIMRLFYRINLTGTTIIMVTHNRTIVNKVHNRVIEIKNGALVGDKCKNNGSLQYDYSSGDYILI from the coding sequence ATGATTAAGTTGGAAAATGTAGAAAAAACCTATCCTAAAGGAGTAAAAGCACTCCGGGATATATCGGTAACGATTGAAGATGGAGAATTTGTTTATGTCATTGGAGCAAGCGGCTCTGGAAAATCTACTTTTGCAAAACTGCTTATCCGAGAAGAGAAAATGACTAAAGGGAAGATGATTGTTTGTGGATACGATTTAGCAAAAATAAAGAGTAAAGATATCCCTAAACTAAGACGCCAAATTGGAGTGGTTTTCCAAGATTATAAATTATTAGAAAATCGCACAGTCTTTGAGAATATTTCTTATGCGTTAGAAGTAATTGGAACAAATCAAGAAGAAATAAAATCTCGTGTAATGGAAGCGTTAATTCAAGTTGAACTTGAAGACAAGGCCGACCAAAAACCGACAGAATTATCAGGAGGCGAACAACAAAGAGTGGGAATTGCTCGTGCCATTGTTAATAAACCAAAAATTCTTATTGCAGATGAGCCAACCGGAAATTTAGATCCTAAGACTTCTCTAGAAATTATGCGGTTGTTTTATCGTATTAATCTAACCGGTACGACCATCATCATGGTTACTCATAATCGCACTATTGTTAACAAAGTACATAATCGTGTAATCGAAATTAAGAATGGTGCGCTTGTTGGGGATAAGTGTAAAAATAATGGGAGCTTGCAATACGACTATAGTTCAGGGGATTATATCCTTATTTGA
- a CDS encoding flagellar hook-basal body protein → MIRSIDTLSRNFNILQKRQENISANVANINTAGYKSQELIQSTLASKTMVNHLGGPQLDQQQKLGGFTFGNQLDEVYKNFEPGALKGTSSQTDFALSGNGFFTLAGDDGQTYYTKNGQFLANENGELVNQDGHRVMGKDASGQPTPIQMNATDFSVDSSGMINGTGLQLMLTEFENPAALTSMGGTLYTGQGGAVMNGEGTVYQGMIETSNVKTVDEITNLMLVSREFGANQKALSAADETLKKAVNEIGRV, encoded by the coding sequence ATGATTAGAAGTATCGATACGCTTAGCCGAAATTTTAATATCTTGCAAAAAAGACAAGAAAATATCAGTGCGAATGTTGCCAATATTAACACCGCAGGATATAAATCACAGGAATTAATCCAAAGTACGCTTGCTTCTAAGACAATGGTCAATCATCTAGGCGGACCTCAACTGGATCAGCAACAAAAACTAGGTGGGTTTACTTTCGGAAATCAACTGGATGAAGTCTACAAGAATTTTGAACCAGGTGCATTGAAAGGAACTTCTTCGCAAACAGATTTCGCTTTAAGTGGCAATGGATTTTTTACATTAGCTGGTGATGATGGCCAGACGTATTACACAAAAAATGGCCAATTTTTAGCAAACGAGAATGGCGAACTCGTTAATCAAGATGGGCACCGGGTGATGGGCAAAGATGCAAGTGGTCAACCAACACCTATCCAGATGAATGCAACGGACTTTTCAGTAGATAGTTCTGGCATGATTAATGGAACAGGTCTACAACTGATGTTAACAGAATTTGAAAACCCAGCAGCTTTAACGAGCATGGGTGGAACATTGTATACAGGACAAGGCGGAGCAGTGATGAATGGCGAGGGAACGGTTTATCAAGGAATGATTGAGACGTCAAATGTTAAAACGGTTGATGAAATCACCAATTTAATGCTTGTTTCCAGAGAATTTGGAGCTAATCAGAAAGCGTTAAGTGCAGCGGATGAAACCTTGAAAAAAGCCGTTAATGAAATTGGAAGAGTCTAG
- a CDS encoding ASCH domain-containing protein, with amino-acid sequence MNEKQLWEKFIKKQPEYEKEKYVAWQYGVVPDELADLTMREIKTATSSAYDLYLLEGEALPKTGEWNIILDSKDQAICITRTTNVSIVPYDEVTSEHAFKEGEGDRSLAYWRTVHKDFYSKEYKENNLEFNETIPVVCEEFELMYK; translated from the coding sequence ATGAACGAAAAACAACTTTGGGAAAAATTTATAAAAAAACAGCCAGAATATGAAAAAGAAAAATATGTAGCTTGGCAATACGGTGTCGTACCTGACGAGCTAGCTGATTTAACCATGCGAGAAATAAAAACAGCGACTTCATCTGCTTATGATTTATATCTTTTGGAAGGAGAAGCCTTACCTAAAACAGGCGAATGGAATATTATATTAGACAGTAAGGATCAAGCGATTTGTATTACGCGTACCACAAATGTTTCAATTGTACCTTATGATGAAGTAACGAGTGAGCATGCCTTTAAAGAGGGAGAAGGCGACCGGTCGTTAGCATATTGGAGAACAGTACACAAAGACTTCTACTCAAAAGAATACAAAGAAAATAATTTGGAATTCAACGAAACGATACCCGTTGTCTGCGAAGAATTTGAGTTAATGTATAAATAG
- a CDS encoding IS30 family transposase has protein sequence MTYTHITMDELVMIEAYYHQGIPVAKIAAYLNRTRTPINNVIRFFRAGHTAFEYYLRYKKNKKQCGREKVVLPEEQHLYIKEKVAEGWTPDVIIGRKEMTIDCSVRTLYRQFKEKTFDEATLPMKGKRKPNGHQERRGRQAYKRNISERIIDYPTFKEEFGHIEGDTVVGVRHKSAVITLVEILSKAIITLKPKGRKACDIESAMNQWFQSIPKKLFKSITFDCGKEFSNWKSLCNQHDVAIYFADPGTPSQRALNENSNGLLRKDGLPKEMDFNEVDQAFVSSVAHKRNIIPRKSLNYQTPLEVFMSYMDEDILYSLI, from the coding sequence ATGACCTATACCCATATTACCATGGATGAACTAGTGATGATAGAAGCTTATTACCATCAAGGTATTCCAGTTGCTAAAATAGCTGCTTACTTGAATCGTACTCGAACACCGATTAATAATGTTATCAGGTTCTTCAGAGCAGGACATACAGCTTTCGAGTATTACCTACGGTATAAGAAAAACAAGAAGCAGTGTGGACGCGAAAAAGTTGTTTTACCAGAAGAACAACATCTTTATATCAAGGAAAAAGTAGCTGAAGGCTGGACGCCTGATGTCATTATTGGCCGTAAAGAAATGACAATAGACTGTTCCGTACGAACACTTTATAGACAATTTAAAGAAAAAACATTCGATGAAGCTACCCTTCCAATGAAAGGGAAAAGAAAGCCTAACGGACATCAAGAACGTAGAGGTAGACAAGCTTATAAACGAAATATCTCTGAAAGAATAATAGATTATCCAACATTTAAAGAAGAATTTGGTCATATCGAAGGAGATACCGTTGTAGGTGTCCGCCACAAAAGTGCGGTCATTACTCTAGTAGAGATTTTATCGAAAGCTATCATTACCTTAAAGCCCAAAGGGCGTAAAGCCTGCGACATTGAGAGTGCTATGAATCAATGGTTCCAATCCATACCAAAAAAATTATTCAAATCAATTACTTTTGATTGCGGTAAGGAGTTCTCCAACTGGAAATCTTTGTGCAACCAGCATGATGTCGCTATCTACTTCGCTGACCCTGGAACGCCTTCACAACGAGCTTTAAACGAGAATTCTAATGGGCTTCTTCGAAAAGATGGATTGCCAAAAGAAATGGATTTCAACGAAGTTGATCAGGCTTTCGTATCGTCTGTTGCACACAAACGGAATATAATTCCAAGAAAGTCATTAAATTACCAAACACCGCTGGAAGTTTTTATGAGTTACATGGATGAAGATATTTTGTATAGCTTAATTTGA
- a CDS encoding acetyl-CoA C-acetyltransferase has translation MEEVVIVSAARTPIGKFGGSLKNVSAVELGMIVTKEAIKRASITPDNVDQVIFGNVLQAGSGQNPARQIAVHSGIPYVTPGMTVNEVCGSGLKAIILGSQAIQLGDADVIVVGGTENMSQAPYLLNTHRWGKKAGDDRLIDSVMHDGLSDAFSQLPMGLTAEKVAEQYSISRTEQDQFALQSQKRAATAQKDGKFIKEIIPVPIKGKEQLFSDDEFIRETTTLDSLTKLKPAFKENGSVTAGNSSGINDGAAALVLMKKSLAEQLELPYLATIKGYAEVGIDPAIMGYAPYHAIKKVLKKTNLTLEKMDSIELNEAFAAQSVAVARDLNLTMANVNANGGAIALGHPIGASGSRIVVSLIHELLNNKTRYGLASLCVGGGIGIALIIESNPLNEIK, from the coding sequence TTGGAAGAAGTCGTTATCGTTAGTGCCGCAAGAACGCCAATTGGAAAGTTCGGAGGCAGTTTAAAAAATGTATCCGCTGTCGAATTAGGAATGATTGTTACAAAAGAAGCTATCAAAAGAGCCTCTATTACTCCAGATAACGTTGACCAGGTTATTTTTGGCAATGTCTTACAGGCAGGTTCCGGCCAAAATCCAGCGCGCCAAATTGCGGTTCATTCTGGTATCCCTTATGTCACTCCTGGCATGACAGTTAACGAAGTCTGTGGTTCTGGATTAAAAGCCATTATTCTAGGAAGTCAGGCCATCCAATTAGGGGATGCTGACGTTATCGTTGTTGGGGGTACCGAAAACATGTCTCAGGCTCCTTATCTTTTAAACACACACCGCTGGGGCAAAAAAGCTGGCGATGACCGTTTGATAGATAGCGTTATGCATGATGGTCTTTCAGATGCTTTCAGCCAATTACCTATGGGACTAACTGCTGAAAAAGTCGCCGAACAGTACAGCATTTCTAGAACCGAACAAGATCAATTTGCATTGCAATCACAAAAAAGAGCTGCTACCGCCCAAAAAGATGGTAAATTTATAAAAGAAATTATACCTGTTCCAATTAAAGGAAAAGAGCAACTATTTAGTGATGATGAATTTATTCGTGAAACTACCACTCTAGATAGTTTAACAAAGCTAAAGCCCGCTTTTAAAGAAAACGGATCCGTCACTGCTGGAAATTCATCCGGAATTAATGATGGCGCAGCCGCTCTTGTCTTAATGAAAAAATCATTAGCTGAACAATTAGAACTCCCCTATCTAGCGACTATCAAAGGTTATGCAGAAGTCGGTATTGATCCTGCTATTATGGGATATGCCCCTTACCATGCCATAAAAAAAGTTTTAAAGAAAACCAATCTAACGCTTGAAAAAATGGATTCCATTGAATTAAATGAAGCTTTTGCTGCTCAAAGTGTCGCTGTTGCTAGAGATTTAAATTTAACTATGGCTAACGTTAATGCAAACGGCGGGGCTATTGCACTCGGTCATCCTATTGGGGCCTCAGGGTCTAGAATCGTAGTAAGTCTCATCCATGAGCTTTTAAACAATAAAACTCGTTATGGACTTGCTTCTTTGTGTGTCGGTGGAGGCATCGGTATAGCGCTAATTATTGAGAGCAATCCGTTGAATGAAATAAAATGA
- a CDS encoding hydroxymethylglutaryl-CoA synthase, producing the protein MEIGIDKIGFYAPDLYMDMRELAVARGIEPDKFTIGIGQEKMAIAPITQDTVTLAANAALNLLDEKDKEAIDLVIFGTETGIDQSKSAAVYVHELLGLDPVARSFEIKQACYGATAGIQMAKGHVALNPDSKVLVLASDIAKYGLNSPGESTQGAGAVALVISANPKIMVLENNSAYLTSDIMDFWRPTYSDMAFVDGKFSNEQYILFFETVWKQYKAKSGLGFKDFEALCFHVPYTKMGLKALKPVLEEEGTTEDQKRMLENYQKSIQYNKIVGNIYTGSLYLSLLSLLEQKEELKEGSRIGLFSYGSGAVGEFFTGIMQPGYQTQLNTIQNTDRLSSRRKISVEEYESIFKQELPVDGSTIELDIEKDSAAICLAGMSENKRQYINKRTYGSN; encoded by the coding sequence TTGGAAATAGGAATCGATAAAATTGGGTTTTATGCCCCAGATTTATATATGGATATGCGTGAATTAGCTGTTGCCAGAGGAATAGAACCAGATAAGTTTACTATTGGTATTGGACAAGAAAAGATGGCGATTGCGCCTATTACTCAAGATACGGTAACATTGGCAGCAAATGCTGCATTGAATTTATTAGATGAAAAAGATAAAGAAGCGATTGACCTAGTTATTTTTGGAACTGAGACAGGGATAGATCAATCAAAATCTGCTGCTGTTTATGTTCACGAATTACTTGGATTAGATCCAGTTGCTCGCTCCTTTGAAATCAAACAAGCTTGTTATGGCGCAACAGCAGGTATACAAATGGCAAAAGGTCATGTTGCATTAAATCCAGACAGCAAAGTTCTAGTACTGGCTTCAGATATTGCTAAGTATGGTCTGAATTCTCCAGGAGAATCGACTCAAGGAGCCGGGGCAGTTGCACTAGTTATTAGCGCGAACCCAAAAATAATGGTTTTAGAAAATAACAGCGCCTATCTTACATCGGACATTATGGATTTTTGGCGTCCAACTTACTCAGATATGGCTTTTGTTGATGGGAAATTTTCAAATGAACAATACATTTTATTTTTTGAAACAGTTTGGAAACAATATAAAGCTAAGAGTGGTTTAGGATTTAAAGACTTTGAAGCTCTTTGTTTCCATGTGCCCTATACTAAAATGGGACTTAAAGCCTTGAAACCTGTTCTAGAAGAAGAAGGAACAACTGAAGACCAAAAAAGAATGTTAGAAAATTATCAAAAAAGTATTCAGTATAATAAAATAGTAGGTAATATTTATACAGGTTCTTTATACTTAAGCTTGCTTTCTCTTTTAGAACAAAAAGAAGAGTTAAAAGAAGGTTCAAGAATTGGCTTGTTTAGTTATGGTTCAGGAGCAGTGGGAGAATTTTTCACTGGCATTATGCAGCCTGGCTATCAAACTCAATTAAACACTATCCAAAATACAGATAGGTTGTCATCAAGAAGAAAAATTAGCGTAGAAGAATACGAATCTATCTTTAAACAAGAGTTGCCAGTTGATGGATCAACTATTGAATTGGATATAGAAAAAGATTCGGCAGCAATTTGTTTAGCAGGGATGTCTGAGAATAAAAGACAGTACATCAACAAACGGACGTATGGTTCAAATTAA